A part of Mycolicibacterium sp. TUM20985 genomic DNA contains:
- a CDS encoding MmpS family transport accessory protein produces MKSIAGLLKRLWVVVVVVIALAAALAIVGRLRTFFDSDQPYAAASEQVDAIVPFNTKRVTYEIIGPGTTTGRVSYLDDKGKTQEATFATLPWSVSVTTTDPGILANVVAQGDGESLGCRILVDDRVVAEHYAEGRDAQAFCLDKAA; encoded by the coding sequence ATGAAGTCGATAGCGGGTCTCTTGAAACGGCTCTGGGTGGTCGTGGTGGTCGTGATTGCTCTAGCCGCTGCCTTGGCCATCGTCGGCAGGCTGCGCACCTTCTTCGACTCAGATCAGCCCTATGCCGCCGCGTCGGAGCAGGTGGACGCGATCGTGCCGTTCAACACGAAGCGCGTGACCTACGAGATCATCGGGCCAGGAACGACAACCGGCCGGGTCAGCTATCTCGACGACAAGGGCAAGACGCAGGAGGCGACATTCGCGACTCTGCCCTGGTCGGTGAGTGTCACCACCACCGATCCCGGGATCCTGGCCAACGTAGTGGCCCAGGGCGATGGCGAATCCCTAGGCTGCCGCATCCTCGTCGACGACAGGGTGGTCGCGGAGCACTACGCAGAGGGCCGTGACGCCCAGGCCTTCTGTCTGGACAAGGCCGCATGA
- a CDS encoding MMPL/RND family transporter, with protein MSADSTRPFLPRTIRRGAVPIILIWVAITAGLNLLLPQVESVSKHNAVSMSPQDAPSVIAAKKMGTKFQESTSDSIAMVVLTSDQPLSDTAHRYYDTLIGKFEQDARHVEHVQNFWGDLITAAGVQSSDGKAAYVQLNLAGDQGSTLGNQSVEAVRDIVDQTPPPAGVQVYVTGPAPLTTDSLETGDKSMVKMTVVTMIVITIMLLIVYRSISTVLLILAIVGIEMGSARGAVALLGHFGVIDFSTFSVPLLTALAIAAGTDYAIFLIGRYQEARQNAEDPETSYYTAFHGVAHVILGSGLTIAGAMLCLRLTRLAYFKSLAYPSAIALITVVAASLTVAPAVLVVASRFGLLDPKRTMKTKGWRRIGTATVRWPKPILAVATAITILGLLATIGYKTSYNDRHYIPADVPANVGYTAAEKHFSAARLNPDILMVDSSHDMRNPTDMIVLDRIAKSLFRIRGIAMVQSITRPLGSPIAHSSIPYQVSMQSVPITQNLQFLKQRVGDIDTMSDNLGAMVTSMGRMYELMRQFSDATHRTVVTTHRTVDDANTLKTSLDTMRDHLADFDDEARTVRNYFYWDPNCFNIPACWGIRSAFDAIDGVSTLSDNMATLLSDMNELTNGMDDIDALTPQMVAQFPPIIATATTMQQTLQTIHSSFDGLITQMQQMTDTATAMGEAFDASKSDDYFYLPPEVFANPDFQKGLKLFLSPDGKAARLIITHDVDPATEQGISTVDDELVAAHEAVKGTSLATAEITLTGTAATYRDIQSGAKYDTMIAAFAALTLIFLVMIIITRALVASLVIVGTIVLSLGAAFGLSVLVWERIVGIDLNWIVLAFAVIILMAVGSDYNLLLVSRFKEEIGAGINTGIIRSMGSTGSVVTAAGLVFAFTMGSMVSGDLLNVGQGGTTIGIGLLLDTLIVRSLMTPSIAALLGPWFWWPLKVRSRPAYQPRSQVEAAAPTPMDADAGPSPAG; from the coding sequence ATGAGCGCGGACTCCACCCGTCCATTCCTCCCCCGCACGATCCGGCGTGGGGCGGTACCAATCATCCTGATCTGGGTCGCGATCACCGCCGGGCTGAATTTGTTGCTGCCGCAGGTGGAATCGGTCAGCAAGCACAATGCGGTCTCGATGTCACCGCAGGACGCGCCCTCGGTCATCGCCGCCAAGAAGATGGGCACGAAGTTTCAGGAGTCCACCTCCGACAGCATTGCCATGGTGGTGCTGACCAGTGATCAACCGCTGAGCGACACTGCGCACCGGTACTACGACACGTTGATCGGCAAGTTCGAACAGGACGCCCGACACGTCGAGCACGTCCAGAACTTCTGGGGCGACCTCATCACCGCCGCGGGGGTGCAGAGCAGCGACGGAAAGGCCGCCTACGTCCAACTCAACCTCGCAGGCGATCAAGGCAGCACCCTTGGCAATCAATCGGTGGAAGCGGTGCGCGACATCGTCGATCAGACACCACCGCCGGCCGGGGTGCAGGTCTACGTCACCGGCCCTGCACCCCTGACCACGGACTCGCTCGAGACCGGTGACAAGAGCATGGTCAAGATGACCGTCGTCACCATGATCGTCATCACGATCATGCTGTTGATCGTCTACCGGTCGATCAGTACGGTCCTGCTCATCCTGGCCATCGTCGGTATCGAAATGGGCTCGGCGCGTGGCGCGGTCGCTCTGCTCGGCCACTTCGGCGTGATCGACTTCTCGACGTTCTCGGTTCCTCTTCTGACGGCCTTGGCGATCGCTGCCGGAACCGACTACGCGATCTTTCTCATCGGTAGGTACCAGGAAGCGCGCCAGAATGCCGAAGATCCGGAAACTTCCTACTACACGGCCTTTCACGGCGTCGCTCATGTGATCCTTGGTTCGGGGCTCACCATCGCGGGGGCCATGCTGTGCTTGCGGCTGACGCGGCTGGCCTACTTCAAGTCGTTGGCGTATCCGTCAGCGATCGCCCTGATCACGGTCGTCGCGGCGTCGCTCACCGTTGCGCCTGCCGTTCTCGTGGTGGCCAGTCGGTTCGGCCTCTTGGACCCAAAACGCACGATGAAGACCAAGGGCTGGCGACGAATCGGTACGGCGACCGTCCGCTGGCCGAAACCAATTCTCGCCGTGGCGACCGCGATCACCATTCTCGGTCTCCTCGCCACGATCGGATACAAGACCAGCTACAACGATCGTCACTACATTCCCGCCGACGTGCCGGCCAACGTCGGATACACGGCGGCCGAAAAGCACTTCAGCGCAGCACGACTCAACCCCGACATCCTGATGGTCGACTCCAGCCATGACATGCGCAATCCCACCGACATGATCGTGCTCGACAGGATTGCCAAGTCACTGTTCCGGATCCGCGGCATCGCCATGGTGCAGAGCATCACCCGGCCGCTGGGCTCGCCGATCGCGCACAGTTCCATCCCCTATCAAGTCAGCATGCAGTCGGTACCCATCACCCAGAACCTGCAGTTCCTCAAGCAGCGCGTGGGCGACATCGACACGATGTCCGACAACCTGGGCGCGATGGTCACGTCCATGGGGCGGATGTACGAGTTGATGCGCCAGTTCTCGGACGCCACCCACCGCACGGTCGTCACCACTCACCGCACGGTCGACGATGCGAACACGCTCAAGACGTCGTTGGACACGATGCGCGACCATCTGGCTGACTTCGACGACGAGGCGCGGACGGTACGCAACTACTTCTACTGGGACCCAAACTGTTTCAACATTCCGGCGTGCTGGGGCATCCGGTCGGCGTTCGACGCCATCGACGGCGTGTCCACTCTCAGCGACAACATGGCGACACTGTTGAGCGACATGAACGAGCTGACGAATGGCATGGACGACATCGATGCGCTGACTCCGCAGATGGTCGCGCAGTTCCCGCCGATCATCGCGACCGCGACCACGATGCAGCAGACCCTACAGACCATCCACAGCAGCTTCGACGGACTCATCACCCAGATGCAGCAGATGACCGACACCGCCACCGCGATGGGCGAGGCCTTCGACGCCTCGAAGAGCGACGACTACTTCTATCTCCCGCCGGAGGTCTTCGCCAACCCGGACTTTCAGAAGGGATTGAAGCTGTTCCTGTCGCCCGACGGGAAGGCGGCGCGCCTGATCATCACCCACGACGTCGATCCGGCTACCGAGCAGGGCATCTCGACGGTGGACGACGAACTCGTGGCGGCACACGAGGCAGTGAAGGGCACCTCCCTCGCCACTGCGGAGATCACCTTGACCGGTACCGCGGCAACCTACCGAGACATCCAGTCGGGCGCGAAGTACGACACCATGATCGCTGCGTTTGCGGCTCTGACACTCATCTTCTTGGTCATGATCATCATTACCCGGGCGCTGGTCGCGTCATTGGTGATCGTTGGCACCATCGTGTTGTCGCTCGGCGCCGCATTTGGTCTGTCGGTCCTGGTCTGGGAGCGGATCGTGGGCATCGATCTCAATTGGATCGTGCTCGCATTCGCCGTGATCATCCTGATGGCCGTCGGCAGTGACTACAACCTGCTGCTGGTATCACGATTCAAGGAGGAGATCGGCGCCGGCATCAACACCGGGATCATCCGGTCCATGGGCAGCACCGGCAGTGTGGTGACCGCGGCCGGCCTCGTGTTCGCCTTCACCATGGGATCCATGGTCTCGGGCGACCTGCTCAATGTCGGCCAGGGCGGCACCACCATCGGCATCGGCCTACTGCTCGACACCCTGATCGTGCGTTCGCTGATGACACCGTCCATCGCAGCACTGCTCGGCCCCTGGTTCTGGTGGCCGCTGAAAGTCCGGTCTCGTCCCGCGTATCAGCCGCGGAGCCAAGTCGAGGCGGCGGCGCCAACGCCGATGGACGCCGACGCCGGACCTTCCCCAGCCGGTTGA
- a CDS encoding rhodanese-like domain-containing protein, protein MDVFEVDPAGAMGLVDYSGALLLDVREDDEWAAGHAPGAVHVRLGDLDPLTFDRTAPVVTVCRSGNRSGVAATKLATVGITVYNLVGGMGVWQECGRPVIRDDGTAGTVI, encoded by the coding sequence ATGGACGTGTTTGAGGTCGATCCGGCCGGGGCGATGGGGCTCGTCGACTATTCCGGCGCCCTCCTGCTCGACGTTCGCGAGGACGACGAGTGGGCAGCAGGGCACGCTCCCGGCGCCGTCCACGTGCGACTTGGCGACCTCGACCCGCTCACCTTCGACAGGACCGCTCCCGTCGTCACGGTGTGCCGGTCGGGCAACCGATCCGGTGTGGCGGCAACGAAACTCGCGACGGTCGGGATTACCGTCTACAACTTGGTCGGCGGCATGGGGGTGTGGCAGGAATGCGGACGACCCGTGATTCGCGACGACGGTACGGCGGGCACCGTCATCTGA
- a CDS encoding carboxymuconolactone decarboxylase family protein produces the protein MTEYEHHTAVLDELKPQHRALRQMIPEVYDGFGALSRAAMGTGAIEAKIKELMAMVIGVVEGCDGCIASHARAAVRTGATKQEAAEAIGVSIMMHGGPATIYGARAYAAFCEFADPSDEQST, from the coding sequence ATGACCGAGTACGAACACCACACCGCCGTCCTCGACGAGCTCAAGCCGCAGCATCGTGCACTTCGGCAGATGATTCCCGAGGTCTACGACGGGTTCGGCGCGTTGAGCCGAGCCGCAATGGGCACCGGCGCAATCGAGGCCAAGATCAAGGAACTGATGGCGATGGTGATCGGAGTAGTAGAGGGTTGCGACGGATGCATCGCGTCCCATGCGCGGGCTGCGGTCCGCACAGGCGCAACGAAGCAGGAGGCGGCCGAGGCCATCGGCGTCAGCATCATGATGCATGGTGGTCCGGCCACCATTTACGGCGCACGCGCCTACGCCGCCTTCTGCGAGTTCGCTGATCCCAGCGACGAGCAGTCGACGTGA
- a CDS encoding aminotransferase class V-fold PLP-dependent enzyme — MTTTARGPGDPASPLPTSALLERVRRGVIGEDAVLDGPYGRRRITYADYTASGRSLDFLEDFIREHVLPRYANTHTESSGTGLQTSVLRRDARQIIHAAVGATEDDLVIFCGSGATAAVNKLVDILELRIPRSLANRYRWNDQISEQERPVVFVGPYEHHSNELPWRESIAELVVIDDDADGHIDLGQLEQRLVHYADRPLRIGSFSAASNVTGVLSDTDRIAALLHAHGALSFWDYAAAGPYVPIRMRNSASGRDDHKDAVFLSPHKFIGGPQTPGVLVVRRELVRNVVPTAPGGGTVAFVDATDHRYLDDPVAREEGGTPAIIESIRAGLVFALKDTVGTDLIEQREQQLWCRALDRWQTHPNIEILGHPEAQRLSIVSFRIRSGAQRYLHHNFVVSLLNDLFGIQARGGCSCAGPYGHRLLTIDAQHSRAYRDVIESGCEGIKPGWTRINFNYFISETVRDYLIDAVELLASFGHRLLTDYVFHPDTGLWHHRMGSIEPPLRLTDLSYDDSGALICPTDCDTLSESALADHLRDARALLDTRPDEAPDDITSLPAHVESLRWFPLPRQCVLTASPAS, encoded by the coding sequence GTGACGACCACCGCCAGGGGTCCGGGCGATCCGGCGTCGCCGCTACCGACCTCTGCCCTCCTCGAGCGGGTCCGGCGGGGCGTCATCGGCGAGGACGCGGTCCTCGACGGGCCATACGGTCGACGCCGGATCACCTATGCCGACTACACCGCATCTGGGCGATCACTGGATTTCCTCGAGGACTTCATCCGAGAACACGTGTTACCGCGCTATGCCAACACCCACACCGAAAGTTCCGGCACCGGGCTACAGACCTCAGTGCTACGGCGAGACGCGCGCCAAATCATCCATGCCGCAGTAGGCGCCACCGAGGACGATCTGGTGATCTTCTGCGGATCCGGCGCGACGGCGGCGGTGAACAAGCTGGTCGACATCCTCGAATTGCGCATCCCGCGCAGCCTGGCCAACCGATACCGATGGAACGATCAGATCTCCGAACAGGAGCGCCCGGTGGTCTTCGTCGGCCCCTACGAACACCACTCCAACGAGCTGCCATGGCGGGAGTCCATTGCCGAGCTCGTCGTGATCGACGATGATGCCGACGGACACATCGATCTAGGGCAACTCGAGCAACGGCTCGTCCACTATGCCGACCGACCATTACGCATCGGCAGCTTCTCTGCCGCCTCCAACGTCACAGGGGTGTTATCCGACACCGACCGGATCGCCGCCCTACTGCATGCGCACGGCGCCTTGTCCTTCTGGGACTACGCAGCTGCCGGTCCCTACGTCCCAATTCGGATGCGAAACAGCGCTTCCGGTCGCGATGACCACAAGGATGCCGTCTTCCTTTCGCCGCACAAGTTCATCGGCGGGCCTCAGACCCCCGGTGTGCTGGTGGTCCGCCGAGAGCTGGTGCGCAACGTGGTACCAACCGCGCCGGGGGGCGGAACGGTCGCATTCGTCGACGCGACAGACCACCGCTACCTCGACGACCCCGTCGCCCGCGAAGAGGGCGGCACCCCGGCCATCATCGAATCGATCAGGGCTGGGCTGGTCTTCGCGCTCAAGGACACCGTCGGGACCGACCTCATCGAGCAGCGCGAACAGCAACTTTGGTGTCGGGCCCTGGACCGCTGGCAGACCCACCCGAACATCGAGATCCTCGGACATCCTGAGGCTCAACGGCTTTCCATCGTCTCCTTTCGGATCCGTTCCGGCGCTCAGCGCTATCTGCACCATAACTTCGTCGTAAGTCTGCTCAACGATCTATTCGGCATCCAGGCTCGCGGCGGCTGCTCCTGCGCCGGCCCCTACGGGCATCGGCTTCTGACCATCGACGCGCAGCATTCTCGCGCCTATCGCGACGTAATCGAGTCAGGTTGTGAGGGAATCAAACCCGGTTGGACTCGGATCAACTTCAACTACTTCATCTCCGAGACCGTGCGCGACTACCTGATCGACGCCGTGGAACTACTGGCCTCATTTGGTCACCGCCTCCTCACCGACTACGTCTTCCATCCAGACACCGGGCTGTGGCACCACCGGATGGGCTCCATTGAGCCACCCCTTCGCCTCACCGATCTCTCCTACGACGATTCCGGCGCCCTGATATGCCCGACGGACTGCGATACCCTCAGCGAATCAGCCCTCGCCGATCATCTCCGTGATGCCCGCGCATTGCTGGACACCCGTCCCGACGAGGCCCCCGATGACATCACCAGCCTGCCTGCGCACGTCGAATCATTGCGCTGGTTCCCGCTCCCCCGACAATGCGTGCTGACGGCCTCCCCGGCTTCCTAG
- a CDS encoding sulfite exporter TauE/SafE family protein, whose translation MSIGIALALGVVIGVLLGLLGGGGSILAVPALVYVLGLGIEQAIPMSLIVVGTASAVGALPKIRAGQVQWRLAAIFAAAGIPATFLGTAIGRHLPQPALLIGFSVVMVLAGIRMLQDNGDTGTACKVGDSGINWRRCAPRSIPAGFLVGLLTGLFGVGGGFLIIPALVLMLGVEMPIAIGTSLLIIVANSAAGVVSHVSQGGIDWSITGAFVGTAILGSLIAGHYGTKLDTRRLQHWFAYLVFAVAAYVLVDTVFIH comes from the coding sequence ATGAGCATCGGAATCGCCTTGGCCCTTGGCGTCGTCATTGGCGTGCTCCTGGGACTGCTCGGCGGTGGCGGATCCATTCTCGCGGTGCCCGCGCTGGTCTACGTACTCGGACTTGGCATCGAGCAGGCCATCCCGATGTCGCTGATCGTGGTCGGCACGGCCTCGGCAGTGGGCGCACTGCCCAAGATCCGCGCCGGGCAGGTGCAGTGGCGCCTGGCCGCGATCTTCGCTGCGGCCGGCATCCCAGCCACCTTTCTCGGTACCGCCATCGGGAGACACCTACCCCAACCCGCACTGCTAATCGGCTTCTCGGTGGTGATGGTGTTGGCGGGAATACGGATGCTGCAGGACAACGGCGACACCGGGACTGCCTGCAAGGTCGGCGATTCCGGTATCAACTGGCGCCGCTGTGCCCCGAGATCCATCCCCGCCGGGTTCCTCGTCGGTCTGCTCACCGGTCTCTTCGGCGTCGGAGGTGGCTTCCTGATCATTCCGGCCCTGGTGTTGATGCTCGGAGTGGAGATGCCGATCGCCATCGGCACATCGCTTCTCATCATCGTCGCCAACTCGGCAGCGGGGGTCGTCTCGCACGTCAGTCAGGGCGGCATCGACTGGTCCATCACCGGCGCATTCGTCGGTACCGCCATCCTCGGTTCGCTGATCGCTGGCCACTACGGCACCAAACTCGACACCCGACGACTCCAACATTGGTTCGCCTACTTGGTCTTCGCCGTAGCGGCCTATGTGCTCGTCGACACCGTCTTCATCCACTAG
- a CDS encoding DUF302 domain-containing protein, producing MALAISTTLRASFDDAVKMTRKELFEQGFGVLTEIDVKATLKAKLGEDMENYLILGACNPALAHRAVNVDRQIGLLLPCNVVVRSDPHDDGAVIVEALNPEIMVQVADHPGLREVADDAAAKLHAAIDALSHSAQAT from the coding sequence ATGGCCCTTGCAATATCCACCACACTGCGCGCCTCGTTCGACGATGCAGTGAAGATGACCCGAAAAGAACTGTTCGAACAAGGATTTGGCGTGCTCACTGAGATCGACGTCAAGGCGACACTGAAGGCGAAGCTCGGCGAAGACATGGAGAACTACCTGATCCTCGGGGCGTGCAACCCGGCACTCGCGCATCGGGCGGTGAACGTGGACCGACAGATCGGGCTCCTGTTGCCGTGCAACGTGGTCGTGCGCTCGGACCCACACGACGACGGCGCGGTGATCGTCGAAGCGTTGAATCCCGAGATCATGGTTCAAGTGGCTGATCACCCCGGCCTGCGCGAGGTCGCCGACGACGCCGCAGCCAAACTGCACGCTGCGATCGACGCACTGTCGCACAGCGCTCAGGCCACGTGA
- the trxA gene encoding thioredoxin, whose product MTIKNLTRVDFETTIADHSIVLVDFWASWCGPCRAFAPVFDRSAQSHPDVVHAKVDTEAEQQLAGALEIQAIPTIMAFRDGILVYRQPGAMPAAALEDLIARVKALDMAEVRAKAAAATA is encoded by the coding sequence ATGACCATCAAGAATCTCACCCGCGTCGACTTCGAGACCACCATTGCCGACCATTCCATCGTGCTCGTCGACTTCTGGGCCTCGTGGTGCGGGCCGTGTCGCGCGTTCGCGCCGGTCTTCGACCGGTCCGCCCAGTCGCACCCCGACGTGGTCCACGCCAAGGTCGACACCGAAGCCGAGCAGCAGCTGGCCGGGGCCCTGGAAATCCAGGCGATCCCGACGATCATGGCGTTCCGCGACGGCATCCTGGTCTACCGCCAGCCGGGCGCGATGCCGGCTGCGGCCCTCGAGGACCTCATCGCCAGGGTCAAGGCGCTCGACATGGCCGAAGTACGCGCCAAGGCCGCCGCCGCGACTGCCTGA